In Fusobacterium periodonticum ATCC 33693, the following are encoded in one genomic region:
- the ruvA gene encoding Holliday junction branch migration protein RuvA has protein sequence MFEYLYGTVEYKKMDYIAIDINGVGYKVYFPLREYEKIDLGNKYKFYIYNHIKEDAYKLIGFLDERDRKIYEMLLKINGIGPSLALAVLSNFSYDKIVEIISKNDYTSLKKVPKLGEKKAQIIILDLKAKLKNLTYTEVETISIDMLEDLVLALEGLGYTKKEIDKTLEKVDLSAYSSLEEAIKGILKNMKIGG, from the coding sequence ATGTTTGAATATCTATATGGAACAGTAGAGTATAAGAAAATGGATTATATAGCCATAGACATAAATGGTGTTGGGTATAAGGTTTATTTTCCATTGAGAGAATATGAAAAGATTGACTTAGGTAATAAATATAAATTCTATATTTACAATCATATTAAAGAAGATGCATATAAATTAATTGGATTTTTAGATGAGAGAGATAGAAAAATATATGAAATGTTACTTAAAATAAATGGTATAGGACCATCTTTAGCCTTAGCAGTGTTATCCAATTTTTCTTATGATAAAATTGTTGAAATAATATCTAAAAATGATTATACTAGTCTTAAGAAAGTTCCAAAATTAGGAGAGAAAAAGGCACAAATAATTATTTTAGATTTAAAAGCTAAATTAAAAAATCTAACTTATACAGAGGTAGAAACTATCTCTATAGATATGTTAGAAGACTTAGTTTTAGCATTGGAAGGACTAGGATATACTAAAAAAGAAATTGATAAAACTTTAGAAAAAGTGGATTTAAGTGCTTATTCTTCTTTAGAAGAAGCAATAAAAGGAATTTTAAAAAATATGAAAATAGGAGGATAA
- a CDS encoding toxin-antitoxin system YwqK family antitoxin produces the protein MKKIMIFLFAFCSLLAYSAKTVDYQEVDKYIRQKLDKDKEITFTYKVNQADFTLEGYSDGKLTAVTDLKSNPSQAAMDGMKSVISEKNGKLNPSYKIFAADGKLLSEQKYKLNKSIRLFDVANIMAYLDGDIPYDERLMELFNAVDTIETIGYHPNNVKYIKSVNINHKNNTAKIEVKDYRENPMMTQITNIDIKTLSGKTEIFYSNGKLSSSMNVKNGLLDGEVKSYYESGKLKFTANNKEGKMNGIVTIYSEDGSVLKKIEVKDGEIIREF, from the coding sequence ATGAAAAAAATAATGATTTTTTTATTTGCATTTTGTAGTTTGTTAGCTTACTCAGCAAAGACTGTGGATTATCAAGAGGTAGATAAATATATTAGACAAAAATTAGATAAAGATAAGGAAATCACTTTTACTTATAAAGTTAATCAAGCTGATTTTACTTTAGAAGGTTATAGTGATGGAAAACTTACAGCAGTAACAGATTTAAAATCTAATCCATCACAAGCTGCTATGGATGGAATGAAATCAGTAATTTCTGAAAAAAATGGTAAATTAAATCCAAGTTACAAAATATTTGCTGCTGATGGAAAATTACTAAGTGAACAAAAATACAAGCTAAATAAATCTATAAGACTTTTTGATGTAGCGAATATAATGGCATATTTAGATGGAGATATTCCTTATGATGAAAGATTAATGGAACTTTTTAATGCTGTGGATACTATAGAAACTATAGGATACCATCCAAATAATGTAAAATATATAAAAAGTGTAAATATTAACCATAAAAATAATACTGCAAAAATTGAAGTTAAGGACTATAGAGAAAATCCAATGATGACTCAAATAACAAATATTGATATCAAAACTTTAAGTGGAAAAACTGAAATTTTCTATAGTAATGGAAAACTTTCTTCTAGTATGAATGTAAAAAATGGCCTTTTAGATGGAGAAGTAAAAAGCTATTATGAAAGTGGTAAATTAAAATTTACAGCAAATAATAAAGAAGGTAAAATGAATGGAATAGTAACTATCTACTCTGAAGATGGTAGTGTTCTTAAGAAAATCGAAGTTAAAGACGGAGAAATTATCAGAGAATTTTAA
- a CDS encoding enhanced serine sensitivity protein SseB, whose product MTKVSEFLEKMYKEPSPELENEMLEEIIMRANFLSYINRPDNGKTDIFSINMLLTDDKRLYLPVFTDAEELAKWPIPGDMDTIELNFDNYSEIILDHTHDIEGLVINPFGKSYIISEEWLRELKAMKEERLEVRELKIPVNSKILLSEPEKFPTMLAEEISKCCDEIGTINRLWLLEMTTEKDESWLLVVDFKGDKNIIFPEINYAAKNYLGMRYLDMISYDDEFAKKSVENHKAFYDKISL is encoded by the coding sequence ATGACTAAGGTAAGTGAATTTTTAGAAAAAATGTATAAGGAACCTAGCCCTGAGTTGGAAAATGAAATGCTTGAAGAAATAATAATGAGAGCTAATTTTTTAAGCTATATCAATAGACCAGATAATGGAAAAACAGATATTTTTAGTATAAATATGTTATTGACAGATGATAAAAGACTTTATCTACCTGTTTTTACAGATGCAGAGGAGTTAGCAAAATGGCCTATCCCTGGTGATATGGATACAATAGAATTAAATTTTGATAATTATTCAGAAATCATATTGGATCATACTCATGATATAGAAGGACTTGTTATAAATCCTTTTGGAAAAAGTTATATTATTTCTGAAGAATGGTTAAGAGAATTAAAAGCTATGAAAGAAGAGAGATTAGAAGTTAGAGAGTTAAAGATACCTGTTAACTCAAAAATCTTATTAAGTGAACCAGAAAAATTTCCAACTATGTTAGCAGAAGAGATAAGTAAATGTTGCGATGAAATAGGAACTATAAATAGATTATGGTTACTTGAAATGACAACAGAAAAAGATGAAAGTTGGCTTTTAGTAGTTGATTTTAAAGGTGATAAAAATATAATTTTCCCTGAAATAAATTATGCTGCAAAAAATTATTTAGGTATGAGATACTTAGATATGATATCTTATGATGATGAATTTGCAAAAAAATCTGTTGAAAATCATAAAGCATTTTATGATAAAATAAGTTTGTAA
- a CDS encoding peptidase U32 family protein translates to MKKAELLAPAGNMEKFKMALHYGADAVFMGGKMFNLRAGSNNFSDEELEEAVNYAHERGKRVYVTLNIIPHNDELDALPDYVKFLERIGVDGVIVADLGVFQVVKENSDLNISISTQASNTNWRSVKMWKDMGAKRVVLAREISLENIKEIREKVPDIELEVFVHGAMCMAISGRCLLSNYMTGRDANRGDCAQACRWKYSLVEETRPGETMPVYEDEHGTYIFNSKDLCTIEMIDKILDAGVDSLKIEGRMKGIYYVSNCVKVYKDALNSYYSENFEYNPEWRNELESISNRSYTEGFYHGKAGKESLNYNNRNSYSQTHKLVAKIEKKLSDNEYLVAIRNKLFVGQAVQIVSPEIKVRDFIMPEMILLDKMGRETESVESANPNSFVKIKTDTPMNELDMLRIVL, encoded by the coding sequence TTGAAAAAAGCGGAATTACTAGCACCTGCTGGGAATATGGAAAAATTTAAAATGGCACTACACTATGGAGCAGATGCTGTATTTATGGGTGGAAAAATGTTTAATTTGAGAGCGGGAAGTAATAATTTTTCTGATGAAGAATTAGAAGAGGCTGTTAACTATGCTCATGAAAGAGGAAAAAGAGTCTATGTAACTCTTAATATTATTCCACACAATGATGAATTGGATGCCTTACCAGACTATGTAAAGTTCTTAGAAAGAATAGGAGTAGATGGAGTTATAGTTGCAGACTTGGGAGTATTCCAAGTTGTAAAAGAAAATTCTGATCTAAACATAAGTATTAGTACACAGGCAAGTAACACAAACTGGAGATCAGTTAAAATGTGGAAAGATATGGGAGCAAAAAGAGTTGTACTTGCAAGAGAAATTTCTTTAGAAAATATTAAAGAAATTAGAGAAAAAGTACCTGATATAGAGTTAGAAGTTTTTGTACATGGAGCAATGTGTATGGCAATTTCTGGAAGATGTCTACTTAGTAACTATATGACAGGTAGAGATGCAAACAGAGGAGACTGTGCTCAGGCTTGTAGATGGAAATACTCTTTAGTTGAGGAAACAAGACCTGGTGAAACTATGCCAGTGTATGAAGATGAACATGGAACATATATTTTTAACTCAAAAGATTTATGTACTATAGAAATGATAGATAAAATCTTAGATGCAGGAGTAGATTCACTTAAGATTGAAGGAAGAATGAAAGGAATTTACTATGTTTCAAATTGTGTAAAAGTATATAAAGATGCACTAAACTCTTACTATAGTGAAAATTTTGAATATAATCCTGAATGGAGAAATGAACTAGAATCTATTTCAAATAGATCGTATACAGAAGGTTTCTATCATGGAAAAGCAGGAAAAGAATCTTTAAACTATAACAATAGAAATTCATATAGTCAAACTCATAAATTGGTTGCTAAAATTGAAAAAAAATTAAGCGACAATGAGTACCTAGTAGCTATTAGAAATAAATTATTTGTTGGACAAGCAGTTCAAATTGTTAGTCCAGAAATAAAAGTTAGAGACTTTATAATGCCTGAAATGATATTGTTAGATAAAATGGGTAGAGAAACAGAAAGTGTTGAATCTGCCAATCCAAATTCATTTGTAAAGATAAAAACAGATACACCTATGAATGAACTTGATATGTTAAGAATAGTTTTATAA
- the dnaB gene encoding replicative DNA helicase, translating to MEFEDLNRIPYSLEAERALIGGIFFDVNSLDEIKYIIKPDDFYQKEHAEIYKAIDNLFSENRGVDPILVVEEIKKSDLKNKEDILEVLTNIIDENTSSYNLLEYAELIKEKAMLRKLGQVGMEIAKTAYTDVRTAEEIMDEAEGKVLNLSKNILKNNIVDMKTAGLEEMRRIDNVSRNRGKTLGIPTGFIDLDRMTSGLNNSDLIILAARPAMGKTAFALNLALNAAKEKKNVLIFSLEMPVQQLFQRLLAMESGISQNKLRNVYIEEDEWNKLTVATTSLSNMKIYVADLPHTNVLEIRSYARNMKAQDKLDLIIIDYLQLINGTGKGRGSEASRQQEISDISRALKGLARELDVPVIALSQLSRAVESRVDRRPMLSDLRESGAIEQDADIVAFLYREEYYIPDTENKGITELIIGKHRNGATGTIKLNFLSEFTKFTSYTNEVK from the coding sequence ATGGAATTTGAAGATCTGAATAGGATTCCCTATAGTTTAGAGGCTGAAAGAGCTCTAATAGGTGGGATTTTCTTTGATGTGAATTCTTTAGATGAAATAAAGTACATTATTAAGCCAGATGATTTCTACCAAAAAGAACATGCTGAGATATATAAGGCTATTGACAATCTTTTCTCTGAAAATAGAGGAGTAGATCCTATTTTAGTAGTTGAAGAGATAAAAAAAAGTGATTTAAAAAACAAAGAAGATATTCTTGAAGTACTAACTAATATTATAGATGAAAATACTAGTTCATATAATCTTTTAGAGTATGCTGAACTGATAAAAGAAAAGGCTATGTTAAGAAAGTTGGGACAAGTAGGAATGGAAATAGCTAAGACTGCTTATACTGATGTCAGAACTGCTGAAGAAATTATGGATGAGGCAGAAGGTAAAGTTTTAAATTTATCTAAAAATATACTTAAAAATAATATAGTTGATATGAAAACAGCAGGTTTAGAGGAAATGAGAAGGATAGATAATGTATCCAGAAATCGTGGGAAAACATTAGGTATACCAACTGGTTTTATTGATCTAGATAGAATGACAAGTGGCTTGAATAATTCTGATTTAATAATTTTAGCTGCAAGGCCTGCTATGGGTAAAACAGCCTTTGCTTTAAATTTAGCATTGAATGCAGCTAAAGAAAAGAAAAATGTTTTAATTTTTAGTCTTGAGATGCCTGTACAACAGCTATTTCAAAGACTTTTAGCAATGGAATCAGGAATTTCTCAAAATAAATTAAGAAATGTTTACATTGAAGAAGATGAGTGGAACAAATTAACAGTAGCAACAACTAGTTTATCTAATATGAAGATATATGTTGCCGATTTACCACATACAAATGTTCTAGAAATAAGATCTTATGCAAGAAATATGAAGGCTCAAGATAAATTAGATTTAATAATTATAGACTATTTGCAATTAATAAATGGAACAGGCAAGGGCAGAGGCTCTGAAGCAAGTAGGCAACAAGAAATTTCTGATATATCAAGAGCATTAAAAGGACTTGCAAGAGAATTAGATGTACCTGTGATAGCTCTCTCACAATTATCAAGAGCTGTTGAAAGTAGAGTTGATAGAAGACCTATGCTTTCAGATTTGAGAGAATCTGGAGCCATAGAACAAGATGCAGATATAGTTGCTTTTCTTTATAGAGAAGAGTATTATATACCTGACACTGAAAATAAAGGAATTACTGAATTAATTATTGGTAAACACAGAAATGGAGCTACTGGAACAATAAAGCTTAATTTCTTAAGTGAATTTACAAAATTCACAAGTTATACAAATGAAGTGAAATAA
- the rplI gene encoding 50S ribosomal protein L9: MAKIQVILLEDVAGQGRKGEIVTVSDGYAHNFLLKGKKGVLATPEELQKIESRKKKEAKKLEEERNKSLEIKKILEAKTLNLSVKAGENGKLFGAITSKEIASHIKDELGLDIDKKKIEANIKALGPDEVVIKLFTDVKAVVKINVIAK, from the coding sequence ATGGCAAAAATACAAGTTATACTTTTAGAAGATGTGGCAGGACAAGGAAGAAAAGGGGAAATAGTTACTGTATCTGATGGGTATGCTCATAACTTCCTTTTAAAAGGAAAAAAAGGAGTTTTAGCTACTCCAGAAGAGTTACAAAAAATAGAAAGTAGAAAGAAAAAAGAAGCTAAGAAACTTGAAGAAGAAAGAAATAAATCTTTAGAAATAAAGAAAATATTAGAAGCTAAAACTTTAAACCTTTCTGTTAAAGCAGGAGAAAATGGAAAACTATTTGGAGCAATAACAAGCAAAGAAATAGCAAGCCATATTAAAGATGAATTAGGTTTAGATATAGACAAGAAGAAAATAGAAGCTAATATTAAAGCTTTAGGACCTGATGAAGTAGTAATAAAATTATTTACAGATGTAAAGGCTGTAGTAAAAATAAATGTAATAGCAAAATAA
- the dnaX gene encoding DNA polymerase III subunit gamma/tau: MHITLYRKYRPSSFSEVSGENEIVKSLKLSLKNKSMAHAYLFSGPRGVGKTTIARLIAKGVNCLNLGEDGEPCNECKNCKAINEGRFSDLIEIDAASNRSIDEIRSLKEKINYQPVEGLKKVYIIDEAHMLTKEAFNALLKTLEEPPSHVMFILATTELDKILPTIISRCQRYDFKALDIEDMKSGLKHILKEENLSMSDEVYPLIYENSSGSMRDSISILERLIVTANGNEINLKIAEDTLGVTPSSRIKIFLDKLLNESEYNIINELEALANESFDIELFFKDLAKYCKNAIVKNELDIDKGLKIISTIYDVINKFKFEDDKKLVGYVIVADILANSTQTIVRTVTKVQKVTEDNDNTVVEAVKEKPKVKITIADVKSNWNSILDEAKNRRISYKVFLMGANPIKIEDNKIFITYDKKYSFSKEQMESEEYNREFTEIVRKFFNEDSLELKYEIVGQKKEEESGEMEFFKKIENYFKGNS; this comes from the coding sequence ATGCATATTACACTTTATAGAAAATATAGACCAAGCAGTTTTTCAGAGGTATCTGGAGAAAATGAAATAGTAAAAAGTCTTAAGTTATCTTTAAAAAATAAATCTATGGCTCATGCTTATCTTTTTTCAGGACCAAGAGGAGTGGGAAAAACTACTATTGCAAGACTTATTGCAAAGGGAGTAAACTGTTTAAACTTAGGTGAAGATGGAGAGCCTTGTAATGAATGTAAAAATTGTAAGGCTATAAATGAAGGAAGATTTTCAGATCTTATAGAAATTGATGCTGCCTCAAATAGAAGTATTGATGAAATAAGAAGTTTAAAAGAAAAAATAAATTATCAACCTGTGGAAGGTTTGAAAAAAGTATATATAATAGATGAAGCACATATGCTAACAAAGGAAGCATTTAATGCACTTCTAAAAACTTTGGAAGAACCACCATCTCATGTAATGTTTATCTTAGCAACAACAGAACTAGATAAGATATTACCTACTATAATTTCTCGTTGTCAAAGATATGATTTTAAAGCTCTTGATATAGAAGATATGAAATCTGGACTAAAGCATATTTTAAAAGAAGAAAATTTATCTATGAGTGATGAAGTATATCCGCTTATCTATGAAAATTCTTCTGGAAGTATGAGAGATTCAATTTCTATTTTAGAAAGGCTTATAGTCACAGCCAATGGAAATGAAATAAATTTAAAGATAGCTGAAGATACTTTAGGAGTAACACCAAGTTCAAGAATAAAGATTTTTTTAGATAAGTTGTTAAATGAAAGCGAATATAATATAATAAATGAATTGGAAGCTTTAGCAAATGAATCTTTTGATATAGAATTATTTTTTAAAGACCTAGCTAAATACTGTAAAAATGCTATAGTTAAAAATGAATTAGATATAGATAAGGGTTTAAAAATAATATCAACTATCTATGATGTAATAAATAAATTCAAATTTGAAGATGATAAAAAACTTGTTGGCTATGTAATAGTTGCAGATATTTTAGCAAATTCAACTCAAACTATAGTAAGAACAGTAACCAAGGTTCAAAAAGTAACTGAAGATAATGATAATACTGTGGTAGAAGCTGTTAAAGAAAAGCCAAAAGTAAAAATAACTATAGCTGATGTGAAGAGTAATTGGAACTCTATATTAGATGAAGCTAAAAATAGGAGAATTTCATATAAAGTTTTCTTGATGGGAGCAAATCCTATTAAAATAGAAGATAATAAGATATTTATAACTTATGATAAAAAATACTCATTTTCAAAAGAGCAGATGGAAAGTGAGGAATATAATAGAGAATTTACAGAAATTGTAAGAAAATTCTTTAATGAAGATAGTTTAGAATTAAAATATGAAATTGTTGGTCAAAAAAAAGAAGAAGAAAGTGGTGAGATGGAATTCTTTAAAAAGATAGAAAATTATTTTAAAGGTAATTCCTAA